The proteins below come from a single Rosa rugosa chromosome 2, drRosRugo1.1, whole genome shotgun sequence genomic window:
- the LOC133732287 gene encoding kiwellin-like: MASSLVCLASLSLVFIFISIPLPYSTAISSCNGACKTLNDCAGQLICINQKCNDDPDVGTHICGRGGGGGSSPSPSPNNCRPFGTLVCKGKSYPKYSCSPPVTSSTKALLTLNDFSEGGDGGGPSECDEQYHPNSERVVALSTGWFDNKSRCGKLIRIQASNGKTTTARVVDECDSRNGCDKEHAGQPTCGNNIVDGSASVWNALGLDQDLGKVSVTWSMA; the protein is encoded by the coding sequence ATGGCAAGTTCTTTAGTATGTTTGGCATCTCTTTCCCTCGTCTTCATTTTCATCTCCATCCCTCTCCCGTACTCCACAGCTATCTCCTCCTGCAATGGCGCATGCAAAACTTTGAACGACTGTGCTGGTCAACTCATCTGTATCAACCAAAAATGCAACGATGACCCCGATGTTGGGACACACATATGCGGCAGGGGTGGGGGAGGAGGCTCATCACCTTCTCCTAGCCCCAACAATTGCAGACCCTTTGGAACACTGGTTTGCAAGGGCAAGTCGTACCCTAAATACTCGTGCTCTCCACCAGTAACATCATCCACCAAAGCCCTACTTACACTCAACGATTTCAGCGAAGGCGGTGATGGGGGCGGGCCATCAGAATGTGACGAACAATATCATCCAAACAGTGAGCGGGTTGTGGCACTTTCCACTGGGTGGTTTGATAATAAATCGAGGTGCGGGAAGTTAATAAGAATTCAGGCAAGTAATGGGAAGACTACGACTGCGAGAGTGGTGGATGAATGTGATTCGCGTAATGGATGTGATAAAGAGCATGCAGGGCAGCCGACGTGTGGAAACAATATCGTGGATGGATCTGCATCTGTGTGGAACGCGTTGGGACTCGATCAGGATCTAGGTAAGGTGTCGGTGACTTGGTCCATGGCATGA